AGGTAGCAAACACCAATCTGTACACCTCTCCAAGAAGTATTTTTTAATGTGGTTAAATCTAGATTTGGGGAAAACTTACCTTTAGGAATTTTGGTGAGTGTGATTGCTTACTTGGCTGGTTGTACAAACCAACCGACAAATGCACAAATGGAAGTATGGCGTAAAGAGGCGAGCGATCGCAATGCTGAAATGGTGGCAGAAAAAGCTCAAAATAACCAGGTGCGTGAATGGAATTTAGTTATACAAGGTCAGACAGCAACAGGGACAACGGAAACATTAAATTGGTCACAATTGCAGGATTTAGCTACCGTTAATATTAATACTGTTGATGGCAATAACATTGTCAATCCTCAAAAGATATTTAAATTCACAGGTATTTCAGTAAATTCACTCGTCAAAAGCCTTGGTATTCCAAATCACATTACGGAAATTACTTTCGTCTGTTATGACGCTTATCAGGTGACGGTCAGAATCGAAGATTTACTTAAGTACCCAATTATTTTAGCAGTTGCCAAGGATGGTCAACCAATTCCCCGTGAGCAAGGTGGACCGATTTATCTAATTTTTCCCTATACCCAGCATCCAGAAATTAGAAAAAAGTATGATGAAGGGATGTGGGCATTTTATGTAACTCATGTCATATTTGGAACAGAAACAGCCAAAATAAGTATAGGCAACAATGAACTTAATTTAGCAGATTTAGATCAATTACCCCAAGTTAATCTGACGCAAAAGGTTGGTTATCGGGTGTGGTGGCCGAGTGGTCAAGTTAAATTACAGGGTGTGAGACTGCGAGATGTTCTCTCTTTAGCTGATGTCAATTTAAATACCATTAGTTCTGTTGTCGTGCGTGGTAAACCTCTGGTTTACCGCAGAAATACTGAACCAATAGAATTAGTCACTGAGGATATACTCAAATGTGATATTCTCCTAGTTACTAGGTGGGGTGAGGACAGACAACGGATTCCAGCGAAAATGGGGGGTCCAGTGACTTTGGCTTTTGGTGATAATTGTCCCAGCAGAACTAAGAATCAGCGATGGGTGACTTTTGTAGAAGAGTTAGTTCCACAAATATGAAAATATTAGCTTTTCGTTCTATTCGCACCCAGATCATGACTTCAACTACTTTGCTGATTCTGGGTTTGATTGCTGCTATAGTTACAGTCTGGGCAAAAAGTGACAGCACTCTCTACCGTCAAGAAAAGTTAAATGATGCGAAAATTACGGCTAGAGTTTTAAGTTCTACATACTCTAACGAATTATCAGAAGAGAATTGGAGTCAAATTCGCATCAATTTACATCTTTTGATGCAAGAAAATCAAGATGTCGTTTATGTTTTTGTCTCAGACAATCGTCTTGATAATCAAATCGTTGCTGGTTCTCCTCCAGAATTTGTTAGTCAATATATTCCTGATATAGTACCTTTAAATATTACTAAACAAGCTATATATTCTTCTAATATTCAGGTTCGTGTATCAGAAACATTTCTGCTCACAGATATTTACTTTGGAGAAAAGCTGAGAGGTAAACGTGGTGAACGTGTGATTGAAGTGGCTTCTGACATTTTGGGATTAAGTCAGCAAAAGCTCGGAACTTTACGCATAGGTATATCTTTAAAAAGGGTAGATATTGCTGTTAGAAATACAGTGAATAAAGCTTTAATGGTAGGTTTTATCGGACTGAACATTGGTTTAGTATGTGCCTATATTTTAGCACATCGATTGAGTGACCCAGTGCGGCGTTTACAGATGAGCGTTGCTAAAATTGCTAATGGAGATTTGCAACATCGCGCTGATATTTATGGTCGTGGAGATGAAATTGGCGCATTAGCAATTTCGGTAAATGAAATGTCACGCGCCTTGCAGATATCATTTAGTAAATTACAAAAGACATTAGAATCATTTGAGAGATTTGTCCCAAATAAATTTGTTTCAGTCATCTCTCCCCAAGGAATAGAAAACATTGAAGTCGGTATGGCTGCGATGCGGAAAATGACAATTTTATTCTGTGATATTCGCAGTTATACTTCAATGTCAGAAGCTATGACACCAATGGAAATTTTTTTATTTTTAAATGACTATTTAGCTTGTATGGGAAAGGCTATTGATGAATCAGGCGGCTTTATTGATAAATATATCGGTGATGCTATCATGGCGCTGTTTGATGATCAAGCTACTGATGGCGCACTCAAAGCCGCACTTTTAATGCAAAAGTCTCTGGATCAATTTAATCATGAGCGATCGCACCACGGATTACCAAAAATTGCCGTGGGTATTGGTATTCATCGTGGTGAAGTGGTCATGGGTACGGTAGGATTTACTTGTCGGATTGATTCTACAGTCGTCGGTGACTCGGTGAATATCGCCTCACGGGTTGAGAATATAACTAAATATCATGATTGTAGAATTTTGGTGACTGATGCCGTAATTTTCAGTTTATCTCAGCCAGAATTATTTTCACTGCGATTAGTAGATCAATACGTGAAATTAAGAGGTAAAGATGAAGCGATCGCTATTTATGAAGTAGAGGATAAAATCATATATGAAAAGCCTTGAAGGAAAAGTGACATTAGTCACAGGTGCTACACGGGGTGTTGGTAAAGGAATAGCCATTGGTCTGGGTGAAGCAGGTGCAACTGTGTATATTACCGGACGTAGCTTAGATAACTCCGATGCCAGTGGTGAAATCTCAGGTAATCTCCACGATACCCAAATAGCCGTTGAACAAGCCGGTGGAATATGTATTCCTGTCCAAGTAGACCACCGCGACGATGAACAAGTGCGTTTACTGTTTGAACGCATCCAAGATGAGCAAAATGGACAACTCGATTTATTAGTTAACAATGTCTTTTCAGGAGTCCAGGCATTAAGAGATACTCAAGGAAAGTCTTTTTGGGAGTGTGAAACCAGTCTTTGGGATGCGACGAACAACGTCGGTTTGCGTAGCCACTATGTCGCTAGTATTTTTGCCGCCAGAATGATGGTCAAACGTCAACAGGGATTAATTTGTACCATTTCTTCATGGGGTGGGATGTCCCAAATTTTCAGTGCAGCCTACGGTGCGGGTAAAGCCGCGTGCGATCGATTAGCGGCTGATATATCTGTAGAACTCAAACCTCATAAAGTTGCTTCTGTGTCTATTTGGCCGGGTATTGTGGGTACTGAGCAATTTTCCCGTTTAGCAGATGACATGGCAGGAGAAAATATTACTGACCCACAAAACTCAGTCATTGCCGACCACTATAACTGGGAAACTCCCTTGTTAACAGGGCGAGTCATTGCAGCCCTGACTGGTGATGCAAATGTCATGCGCCGTACCGGAAAAGTGCAGATTGTCGCCGAACTAGCTCAACAATATGGAATTGTAGATCAAGAAGGTAATGTCCCGGCATCGCTACGTTCGATAAAATTTCTGATCCCAGCAGCCTTACCCACACTGAGAAAATACTCGTGGCTGATACCAGATATTAAAGTGCCGTGGTCATTGCTACTGCTAACAACTCTTAAATCACCTCAAACCTAACCCAAAAAGCTCTCAAACTTTGATCAATTGACAAGGTAGCAATGCGATTATTTCATTGGCAGCAGACACTCCAAAGCTTTGCAGTTGACCAATTAGCATCTGAGCAAGCCTTTACTGATTTAGTTGCAGCTTATTCTACTAGCGATCGCCACTACCACACATTTAAACACATTGATCACGTCCTCAGCACAATTGATACTTTACAAGCCTACGCTCAAGACCTCCCCACTGTGCAACTAGCGGCGTGGTTTCATGATGTAGTATATAATTCTCAAGCTCAAGATAACGAAGAAAGAAGCGCTGACTATGCTTTTAATATGTTGAATATTTTGGGTGTTCCTCACAGTGATATTACTAATGTTACCCGTCTTATTCTAAACACTAAACATCATCAAGCTGCTACAGAAGACTATGATAGCCAAGTCTTACTCGATGCAGATTTAGCAATTTTGGCAACTAACCCAGAAGAGTATAGAGAATACGCCCATGCTATTCGCCAAGAATATGCATGGTTGTCAGAATGCGAATATATTACAGGTCGTAGACAAGTTTTAGCGCATTTTTTGCAGCAGCAGCGGATCTATCATACACCCTTGATGTTCGAGGTTGCCGAACAATCCGCTCGCTCCAATCTCCAAGCAGAAATTCAAACACTTGACCACAGTCATGGGTAATAACACAGTAGTACCAAACCTTATGGTAGTTTTAAGGTTACACTCACACATGGCCATAGACTACTTTTATCCTCATGACTGGAGAGCATAACCTTGGGAATAGAATTACGCAGTTTTGTATTTCTCGACAACCTGCAACCTCAACACGCAGCCTATATGGGAACAGTATCCCAAGGTTTCCTGCCATTACCGGGAGATACATCACTGTGGATTGAAATCTCTCCGGGTATTGAAATTAATCGCATTACAGATATAGCACTCAAATCAGCCTCAGTGCGCCCAGGAGTGCAGATAGTTGAACGACTATACGGATTATTAGAAATTCATTCTAGCTCTCAAGGAGAAACGCGGGCTGCTGGTCAAGCGATTTTAGCAGCACTAGGAGTCGAAAAAGAAGACGGACTAAAACCCCGTGTAGTTTCTAACCAGATTATCCGTAACATCGATGCTTACCAAACCCAACTCATTAACCGCACACGCAGAGGACAGCTAATTCTAGCCGGAGAAACACTATATGTATTAGAAGTTCAGCCAGCTGCTTACGCCGCACTAGCTGCGAATGAAGCCGAGAAAGCAGCAGCAATTAATATCCTGGAAGTCCAAGCTGTGGGAAGTTTTGGACGGCTTTACTTAGGTGGAGCAGAGCAGGACATTCTCGCAGGTGCAGCTGGAGCATTAGCAGCCATTGAAAATGTAGCTGGTCGAATAAATCCCCAGGGTGGGGGAAACGAGTAAAGGAGAAAACATGGCAAATCGAGAGCATCTAGCTTTACTCAAAGCAGGTGCAGTCCAATGGATAGAGTGGAGACAGCAAAATCCCCAAATGAAACTAGATATTAGCACCGCGAACCTCAAAGGAGAAAATCTCAGAGGCGCAGACCTCCAAGGAGTCAACTTAAACAAAGTCGATTTAAGTTATGCTTTACTCGTGCGAGCCAACCTTAGTAATGCTGACCTGAGTGGCGCGAACCTGCACAAAGCCAAGCTGATAGAAGCTAACTTGAGCGAGGCTAACTTGAGTGTGGCTAACTTGAGTGGTGCTACACTTACCCAAGCAAATTTGAGTTACGCCAATCTCATTGGAGCTGACTTAAGTACAGCCAATCTTCAAGGTGCAATTATTGCTGAAGCTAACCTGATTGGAACTGACTTGAGAGACGCTAACTTGAGAGATGCAGATTTAGGTGCAGCGAAGTTAATCAGGGCTAACCTTGGTTTTGCCAATTTGATTGAAGCCAACTTAATTAATGCTGACTTAAGTGAAGCCAATTTGTACGAAGTGCAATTAAACGGAGCTTACCTTTATCAAGCTGACTTTTACAAAGCTAATTTGCACCAAGCTCACCTTAGTGGCGCATATTTATTCCGAGCTAACCTTAGTCAAGCTAACTTGAGTGGTGCTAACTTAACTTGGACTAACCTCACAGGAGCAAACTTGGCTGAGGCTAATCTCCAAGGAGCGAATTTGAGGGGTGCTAAACTCCAAGGTGCTAACCTCAAAGGTGCTAATCTTCAGGATACAATCATGCCTGATTTATCTAAATGTGATTAGGATATTGATACTCGCTTTGTTGGAGGAATAAACAAATTCATTATTTCAGATTTTTTTCGCAGGAGGTATTGGTTTATTGGTTACGAATACTAAACCTTGTTTAGAGAGTAAGCACAAAAAATAACTTGGAGAAAATGAAAATAAATAAAATTTGATCATTGTAATCTGGTAGGTATTAACTTATTAGTAATTCTTGTTTTAACTAGCAATAATTTTACTAAATTACTAGTATTATAAGGCTATTAAGTTAAATCAAGAAAAACTTTGAATTTTTACCATTCAGCCTTATTTAGGCTGATCGCAAAGGTGAAATTGATTGGAATTTAATAAAGTAGTTAGAATGGAAGAACTAAAGCCTAATTTTACAACTGTAACCAATTGCGAAGCATTTAAAATTACGTCAAAAATGCTTGAAGAAAGATTAAAAATCGCAAAATCTGAAGGACGAGAATATGGTTGGAGTCCTTTAGATGACGATTATTGCTTACCTGAAAAAGATGATTTTAATTATGAAATAGCTTGCCCTAATTTTGATGTTGTGCAATCGGAAGGCAAGCCTTATTTTGTAGAAGTTTATGCTGTATTTGAATATCATCAAGGATATCGTAATCTATGTTTAGCATTTGCAAAGGTTTTTCAATTCAAAGGGGAAAAAAAATTGCAAGAATTTATAGATATAGCTCGGATGTATTCTTATATGAGGTTTTGCTTACGAGATCATGTTAGAGATTTAGATAAAAAATGGTGGAATGATTTTTTATTTAGTAATGTAGTTAGCAATGAAACTACCGTTATTTTCACAGAGGATAAACTGGTTGCCAACACTTGGGCTAATAGAACTTTTCCTAATAATAACTATAATGCCTGGATTGGTAAGTGTGGAGAATTTGTTTTTGCAACTTGGGCTGGCGAATGTGGACTTTCCATATCTAGGGTTGATCTTAAGGATCATCCTAGTGGTGACGAATACGATTTTTCACACTGGACTCTTCTAACCAAAGAGGATGGAAGCATTTTAAAACTCGATATTAAAACTTTTCAACTGGATACTAAAAGAAAGAGAAATTGGTGGAATGTAAATCAAAATTGTTTAGTAGGAGAACATCGTCAAGATGTCATTATTTTTGTTGTTATTGATGAAGATTTTAGAATGGGTAAAGTAGTTGGCTATTTACTGCCTGATACAATCCTAAAAAATGCAGAATATATTTCTCCTCATTTAAATTATAATCCTTATGCCAAAGGATATTATAAAGTTTATTTAAGTGCTATTTATAATCCATACTATTTACGTGCTTTACTTGATTCTCCTAATCAAGCACTTAACGGATTATTTTTTGCATTTGAACCAAATAAGGTTTTTACAGAAATAATCAAAGATTATCCTTTAGATCCAATGACTGCTTATAATCTAAGCTTATCTGATGATAGTTATTCTAACTTACATTATTATGATCCAACGCCAGGAGGTATTAATAATCTTACAGCAAAACCCACATTGAAATTATTTATTAATAATCCTATCTATTAAAAATTTATTTCTAATACTAAAAAAAAATAATTAAGAATTATGTCAACTTTAACAACATAGTGACGATGCCCCTAATCATCCGCTATTTCTTTTTTCTGCTGTTACTATCCAACGAGGCCAAAAAGGATCGTGTCCGGGTAAAAGTTTTTGCAATTCCTGATGAATTTGTGGCTGGTTTCTCAAGTGTTCTGGAAAATTATTCATATCATCATAGCGCATCCATGCTTCTGCGGCTTCAATCGCTGTTTCTGCTTCTTGACAACGAGCTTGTTTGAGTCCAAATATTTCTGATGTTAACCATCCAACTGTATCTCCTTGTTTAACCCAAGATATTTCATCCAAGGAAACTTTTCCGTTTTCCAGTTCAAATAAAAATAATTTGTCTTGTTCTTCATCAAAAATTGGTTCTAAGGAAGCAAGTACCAAGGGCGAATGAGTTGTAGCTAAAACTTGTACTTTCATATTTGACTGGAACTCATTTAGCACAGATAAAATAGAGGGTAATATAACTCTTTGCCAGCGTGGATGTAGGTGAGACTCAACTTCATCAATTAATAAAACTATTTGATTCATTGGTTCTTGTCTGCGGAGTTCCGAAGCTTTTTCATGTTCGTACCAAGCCCATACCAACAAGTACGCAAGTCCCAGAATACGCTTCATTCCTGCTGATGCTTGGATAATGGGAATATTTCCATAAGGAAGATTAATTGTAGGAATATCACGCACATCTTCCACAGATACTCGCGTTGGTTCTCCTATTTCTATCCATTCATCAGGATGAGGTGCAAGTTGTTTAATGACACGAGATAAAAGTTGAAATGGCGTTTTTTGTGCCTGATTTTGCCATTTAACCCAATCATGAATTAGACCATTACAAACAACTTTGCCTTTTAATTTTAAGCCATTCCAAAGTGTATCTGGGTCAAAGTTATAAGCTAAATCCCGCTTACGAGCAGGGTCAAAAACTGAAAACCCAC
The Nodularia sp. LEGE 06071 genome window above contains:
- a CDS encoding SDR family NAD(P)-dependent oxidoreductase; translated protein: MKSLEGKVTLVTGATRGVGKGIAIGLGEAGATVYITGRSLDNSDASGEISGNLHDTQIAVEQAGGICIPVQVDHRDDEQVRLLFERIQDEQNGQLDLLVNNVFSGVQALRDTQGKSFWECETSLWDATNNVGLRSHYVASIFAARMMVKRQQGLICTISSWGGMSQIFSAAYGAGKAACDRLAADISVELKPHKVASVSIWPGIVGTEQFSRLADDMAGENITDPQNSVIADHYNWETPLLTGRVIAALTGDANVMRRTGKVQIVAELAQQYGIVDQEGNVPASLRSIKFLIPAALPTLRKYSWLIPDIKVPWSLLLLTTLKSPQT
- a CDS encoding AAA family ATPase, giving the protein MLKELHLNSVGPASQFDVEFADRLNIFTGDNGLGKSFLLEVAWWVLTGNWVDQPAYPQRNTDELPKIISKVNTRNWEILFDEIDNESSFNFSEQKWQKNLSLSDSSKNIVIFVRVDGGFSVFDPARKRDLAYNFDPDTLWNGLKLKGKVVCNGLIHDWVKWQNQAQKTPFQLLSRVIKQLAPHPDEWIEIGEPTRVSVEDVRDIPTINLPYGNIPIIQASAGMKRILGLAYLLVWAWYEHEKASELRRQEPMNQIVLLIDEVESHLHPRWQRVILPSILSVLNEFQSNMKVQVLATTHSPLVLASLEPIFDEEQDKLFLFELENGKVSLDEISWVKQGDTVGWLTSEIFGLKQARCQEAETAIEAAEAWMRYDDMNNFPEHLRNQPQIHQELQKLLPGHDPFWPRWIVTAEKRNSG
- a CDS encoding adenylate/guanylate cyclase domain-containing protein, which gives rise to MKILAFRSIRTQIMTSTTLLILGLIAAIVTVWAKSDSTLYRQEKLNDAKITARVLSSTYSNELSEENWSQIRINLHLLMQENQDVVYVFVSDNRLDNQIVAGSPPEFVSQYIPDIVPLNITKQAIYSSNIQVRVSETFLLTDIYFGEKLRGKRGERVIEVASDILGLSQQKLGTLRIGISLKRVDIAVRNTVNKALMVGFIGLNIGLVCAYILAHRLSDPVRRLQMSVAKIANGDLQHRADIYGRGDEIGALAISVNEMSRALQISFSKLQKTLESFERFVPNKFVSVISPQGIENIEVGMAAMRKMTILFCDIRSYTSMSEAMTPMEIFLFLNDYLACMGKAIDESGGFIDKYIGDAIMALFDDQATDGALKAALLMQKSLDQFNHERSHHGLPKIAVGIGIHRGEVVMGTVGFTCRIDSTVVGDSVNIASRVENITKYHDCRILVTDAVIFSLSQPELFSLRLVDQYVKLRGKDEAIAIYEVEDKIIYEKP
- a CDS encoding pentapeptide repeat-containing protein produces the protein MANREHLALLKAGAVQWIEWRQQNPQMKLDISTANLKGENLRGADLQGVNLNKVDLSYALLVRANLSNADLSGANLHKAKLIEANLSEANLSVANLSGATLTQANLSYANLIGADLSTANLQGAIIAEANLIGTDLRDANLRDADLGAAKLIRANLGFANLIEANLINADLSEANLYEVQLNGAYLYQADFYKANLHQAHLSGAYLFRANLSQANLSGANLTWTNLTGANLAEANLQGANLRGAKLQGANLKGANLQDTIMPDLSKCD
- a CDS encoding molybdopterin-dependent oxidoreductase, giving the protein MVKSRFGENLPLGILVSVIAYLAGCTNQPTNAQMEVWRKEASDRNAEMVAEKAQNNQVREWNLVIQGQTATGTTETLNWSQLQDLATVNINTVDGNNIVNPQKIFKFTGISVNSLVKSLGIPNHITEITFVCYDAYQVTVRIEDLLKYPIILAVAKDGQPIPREQGGPIYLIFPYTQHPEIRKKYDEGMWAFYVTHVIFGTETAKISIGNNELNLADLDQLPQVNLTQKVGYRVWWPSGQVKLQGVRLRDVLSLADVNLNTISSVVVRGKPLVYRRNTEPIELVTEDILKCDILLVTRWGEDRQRIPAKMGGPVTLAFGDNCPSRTKNQRWVTFVEELVPQI